In one window of Deltaproteobacteria bacterium CG11_big_fil_rev_8_21_14_0_20_42_23 DNA:
- a CDS encoding nucleotidyltransferase: MNQKDIRWKQRFQNFENAFFNLENTIAISNPSIAERAGLIQFFEITFELSWKTLKDYLESVGFQTASPRETLKQAFQEGTIQNGHLWIKALEDRNLTTHTYNEATAQKVEKLIREDYFPLLKQLHTTLKGKLTS; the protein is encoded by the coding sequence ATGAATCAAAAAGATATTCGGTGGAAACAGCGTTTTCAGAATTTTGAAAATGCTTTTTTTAATCTTGAAAATACTATAGCTATTTCAAACCCTTCCATTGCGGAAAGAGCTGGGCTTATTCAGTTTTTTGAAATTACGTTTGAGCTATCATGGAAAACGTTGAAAGATTATCTAGAGTCAGTCGGTTTTCAAACAGCAAGTCCACGCGAAACTTTGAAGCAGGCATTTCAAGAAGGCACCATTCAAAATGGTCACCTTTGGATAAAAGCTTTGGAAGACCGCAATCTTACCACGCACACTTATAATGAGGCTACTGCACAAAAAGTGGAAAAACTTATTCGTGAAGATTACTTTCCCTTGCTCAAACAACTTCACACCACCCTCAAAGGTAAACTCACGTCATGA
- a CDS encoding DNA polymerase III subunit beta → MHNVFVQFSDLEKVILFGSRAMGNFKPGSDVDLVLLGELDHSTLLEVKHQLEEEIPLPYFFDVLLESEISNESLKQHVKECGQVIYRR, encoded by the coding sequence ATGCACAATGTCTTTGTTCAGTTTTCAGATCTTGAAAAAGTAATTCTTTTTGGCTCGCGCGCCATGGGAAATTTCAAGCCAGGCTCTGATGTGGATTTGGTGCTGCTTGGTGAGCTAGACCACAGCACACTTCTTGAAGTAAAACATCAGCTTGAAGAAGAAATTCCACTCCCCTACTTTTTCGATGTCCTCTTAGAAAGTGAAATTAGTAACGAATCTCTCAAACAACATGTGAAAGAATGTGGACAAGTGATTTATAGGCGTTGA
- a CDS encoding electron transfer flavoprotein subunit alpha, producing the protein MSALLILVEHTNGKVKKYSLELASKAAELAGKCNLDLIALSFGEGAENTKAELEQYGVKKIFAASSLSAFNSEQYSAALVQVMQEQSATCVLGSASPFGKDILGRAAMKANAGLATDCIAIDCDGGKLKAKRPIFAGKAIVDVSLESKIQMATLRPNTFPLKAQAVTADVVAFAPVAVASRSELVKIEESEAGVMDLTEADKIISAGRSIGNADNFKMIYDCAKALHASVGASRAAVDAGYIGHDHQVGQTGKTVNPSLYIACGISGAIQHFAGMRTSKIVVAINKDADAPIFQHADYGIVADMFEVVPELTKAFQGLMSE; encoded by the coding sequence ATGAGTGCACTTTTAATTCTAGTTGAACATACAAATGGAAAAGTAAAAAAATACAGCCTCGAGCTTGCCAGCAAGGCAGCTGAACTTGCGGGCAAGTGCAACTTAGACTTGATTGCTCTTAGCTTTGGCGAAGGTGCAGAAAACACAAAAGCCGAACTTGAACAATATGGCGTGAAAAAAATCTTCGCAGCATCTTCACTTTCAGCTTTCAACAGCGAGCAGTATTCCGCAGCGCTTGTGCAAGTGATGCAAGAGCAGTCGGCAACGTGTGTGTTGGGAAGTGCAAGCCCATTCGGAAAAGATATTTTAGGCCGGGCTGCAATGAAGGCCAATGCTGGATTAGCCACCGATTGCATCGCCATCGACTGCGACGGCGGAAAATTAAAAGCAAAGCGTCCTATTTTTGCAGGCAAAGCCATTGTAGATGTAAGCTTGGAAAGCAAAATCCAAATGGCAACCTTGCGTCCAAATACATTTCCCCTAAAAGCCCAAGCTGTAACAGCTGATGTAGTTGCCTTTGCACCTGTAGCTGTTGCTTCGCGAAGTGAGCTGGTAAAAATAGAAGAGTCTGAAGCAGGTGTGATGGATTTAACTGAAGCAGACAAAATTATTTCAGCTGGAAGATCAATCGGAAATGCAGATAACTTTAAAATGATTTACGATTGTGCAAAAGCCTTGCACGCAAGTGTTGGTGCATCGCGCGCAGCCGTTGATGCAGGCTACATTGGCCACGATCACCAAGTGGGACAAACCGGAAAAACCGTAAACCCAAGCCTCTACATCGCGTGCGGTATTTCTGGAGCCATCCAACATTTTGCCGGCATGCGCACCAGCAAAATTGTAGTAGCCATCAACAAAGATGCCGACGCCCCCATTTTCCAACACGCAGATTATGGTATCGTAGCCGACATGTTCGAAGTGGTTCCAGAATTAACAAAAGCGTTTCAGGGATTGATGAGTGAGTAG
- a CDS encoding electron transfer flavoprotein subunit beta yields the protein MKVGVLIKQVPDTASKIVVSDGKIDESGFKWVVSPYDEFGIEEALKLKDAGKATEVVLISCGPARVVEALRQGLAMGADRAIHIKSEGAELDPFTTATALAAVAKEESFNIIFAGKQAVDDDCGQVHLGVAEFLGWPHVSPVEHLELGEGFVTAKRPIPGGKTEVHKVTLPAVIGCDKGPKDPRYASLPGIMKAKSKPLAEKNLADVLAGKTVELKNTSVSLPKQERLHKIIEGDAATAAKELARCLREDAKVI from the coding sequence ATGAAAGTTGGCGTGCTTATAAAACAAGTTCCCGATACTGCGAGCAAGATTGTAGTGTCCGATGGAAAAATTGATGAATCAGGCTTTAAATGGGTAGTGAGCCCTTACGATGAATTTGGAATTGAAGAAGCCCTAAAGCTGAAAGATGCTGGCAAAGCCACAGAAGTAGTATTGATAAGCTGTGGTCCAGCAAGAGTGGTTGAAGCGCTTCGTCAAGGTTTGGCCATGGGGGCAGACCGCGCTATTCACATCAAAAGTGAAGGCGCAGAGCTTGATCCCTTCACCACAGCAACAGCGCTTGCAGCCGTTGCCAAAGAGGAATCATTCAACATCATCTTCGCGGGAAAACAAGCTGTAGACGATGATTGCGGCCAAGTGCATCTTGGCGTTGCAGAATTTTTGGGATGGCCTCATGTGTCGCCTGTTGAGCACCTTGAACTTGGCGAAGGCTTTGTGACTGCAAAGCGCCCAATTCCCGGTGGAAAAACTGAAGTGCACAAAGTAACACTGCCTGCAGTAATTGGCTGCGATAAAGGCCCCAAAGATCCGCGCTATGCTTCACTTCCAGGCATTATGAAGGCGAAATCCAAGCCACTTGCAGAAAAAAATCTTGCTGATGTGCTAGCAGGAAAAACAGTGGAGCTAAAAAACACTTCAGTGTCATTGCCCAAACAAGAACGCTTGCACAAAATCATCGAAGGCGATGCGGCCACCGCAGCGAAAGAGTTAGCAAGGTGTTTAAGAGAAGATGCAAAAGTGATTTAG
- the ccoG gene encoding cytochrome c oxidase accessory protein CcoG: protein MENSNDLHQRPSSIRTDGKRIKIRIADVKGIFQRWKKLVFLLLIFIYAALPWIKIGENPLVFIDVTHRKFFLFGLTFNAQDFYLVFFVVTGIAFSLFYLAAVAGRLWCGWACPHTVFLEGVFRRIERWIEGPRSAQLALEKAPWNIKKLFLFSVKHFLFFLCALVITHIFLSYFISLPILWNYMQQSPYEHWPVFVWMMVMTGIIYLHFAWFREQLCLIVCPYGRIQSALADDDTLVIGYDYLRGEPRGKKNDPARGACINCHRCVDVCPTGIDIREGMQLECVGCANCIDACNEIMIKIGQAPGLIRYDSLNGLLKKTRRIIRPRLLLYNFFFFLGVAVFSFFVTMRKPFEANTLRALGQAPYVLTSEGNIRNQFIVHIANKGGEENNFFLSVEAPQEVNVLLPITSISLKSLEDKQVPFFVEMPAKHFSHEFSFTVKVKENKQQRELRSEVLFLGPSAQR, encoded by the coding sequence ATGGAAAATTCCAATGATCTTCATCAACGGCCATCATCAATTCGTACCGACGGAAAACGAATTAAGATTCGTATTGCCGATGTAAAAGGAATTTTTCAGCGTTGGAAAAAACTTGTCTTCCTTCTCCTCATCTTTATTTATGCAGCTTTGCCGTGGATAAAAATTGGTGAGAATCCACTTGTTTTCATTGACGTTACCCACCGAAAGTTTTTTCTTTTTGGGCTTACGTTTAATGCCCAAGATTTTTATCTGGTTTTTTTTGTTGTGACCGGCATTGCCTTTTCTCTTTTTTATCTTGCTGCAGTTGCAGGAAGGTTGTGGTGCGGCTGGGCTTGCCCGCACACTGTTTTTTTGGAAGGAGTTTTCAGAAGAATTGAGCGCTGGATAGAAGGTCCACGGTCGGCGCAGCTTGCTTTGGAAAAAGCTCCTTGGAACATTAAAAAACTCTTTTTGTTTTCCGTTAAACATTTTCTCTTTTTTCTTTGTGCCCTTGTCATCACGCATATTTTTTTGAGCTATTTTATTTCACTTCCCATTTTGTGGAACTACATGCAGCAAAGCCCGTATGAACATTGGCCAGTGTTTGTGTGGATGATGGTAATGACGGGCATTATTTACCTACACTTTGCATGGTTTCGAGAACAGCTCTGTTTAATCGTTTGCCCGTATGGCCGTATCCAGTCTGCGTTAGCCGATGATGACACCTTGGTAATTGGCTACGATTATTTACGAGGTGAGCCCAGAGGAAAAAAGAATGATCCCGCACGCGGAGCATGTATCAATTGCCATCGTTGTGTGGATGTTTGCCCAACTGGCATTGATATTCGCGAAGGAATGCAGCTTGAATGTGTTGGCTGCGCCAATTGCATCGATGCGTGCAATGAAATTATGATCAAAATTGGACAAGCTCCAGGTTTGATTCGCTATGATTCACTCAATGGGTTGTTGAAAAAAACGCGACGCATTATAAGGCCGCGGCTTTTGCTCTATAATTTTTTCTTTTTTCTCGGTGTTGCTGTTTTTTCTTTTTTTGTCACGATGCGAAAACCCTTCGAAGCAAATACGCTGCGCGCTTTAGGGCAGGCGCCATATGTGCTCACAAGTGAAGGAAATATTCGAAATCAGTTTATAGTGCATATCGCCAACAAAGGAGGGGAGGAAAATAATTTTTTCCTTTCTGTTGAAGCTCCGCAAGAAGTAAATGTGCTTTTGCCAATTACAAGCATTTCTCTAAAAAGTTTAGAAGATAAACAGGTTCCTTTTTTTGTAGAAATGCCTGCCAAACATTTTTCACATGAATTTTCATTTACCGTGAAAGTAAAAGAAAACAAGCAACAACGAGAACTGCGTTCTGAAGTCCTTTTCTTAGGCCCATCAGCACAAAGATAA
- a CDS encoding cytochrome C oxidase Cbb3 — protein sequence MRETKIVYNDSVTRYFIFASILFGIVGMLVGVLVAAQLAFWQANFDTSWLSFGRLRPLHTNAVIFAFVGNMLFAGIYYSTQRLLKTRMASDLLSKIHFWGWQLIIVAAAITLPMGITQGKEYAELEWPIDIAIAVVWVVFAINFFWTFKKRNEKNIYVSIWFYIATIITVAVLHIVNSLSLPLDFFKSYSIFSGAQDALVQWWYGHNAVAFFLTTPILGIMYYFMPKAVEKPVYSYRLSIIHFWALVFLYIWAGPHHLLYTALPDWAQTLGMVFSVALWAPSWGGMINGLLTLRGAWDKLRTDPVVKFLAAGITFYGMSTFEGPMLSIKSINALAHSTDWIIAHVHAGALGWNGFMAAGMFYWLIPRLFDTKLYSKKMADFHFWVGLIGILLYVAAMYASGLTQGLMWRALSADGTLTYPNFLESIIASHNMYYLRIVGGSLFLLTFILMAYNLVRTALSGRAVDGVVHVIVEEKQEEVSTKRLLMSPTFCLVVVGLALLFLLASKSIVQSFLVLFAFAVLIVAAVIMVSKKIDRPGGKSWHEALEGKPFLFASLVLVAILIGGAAEIIPPLMSKDALSFQHAATPYTPLELVGRDIYVREGCYNCHTQMVRPLVSETMRYGPYSEAWESMYDHPFQWGSKRTGPDLQRVGGKYPDLWHYKHLVDPRSTSQGSLMPSYAFLEKTNVDFDTLSHRVKVMKQLGVPYTDADIYLAPINAKDQAKKIAQGLKAQGIRTSSESELLAMIAYLQKIGKDHKQFSKEQP from the coding sequence ATGAGAGAAACGAAGATAGTTTATAACGACAGTGTAACGCGGTATTTTATTTTTGCCTCCATTCTGTTTGGAATTGTGGGCATGCTTGTTGGCGTGCTTGTTGCGGCTCAGCTGGCGTTTTGGCAAGCCAACTTTGATACATCGTGGTTGAGCTTTGGAAGGCTTCGTCCGTTGCATACCAATGCCGTTATTTTTGCTTTTGTGGGCAACATGCTTTTTGCGGGAATTTATTATTCCACTCAACGCTTACTTAAAACCAGAATGGCCTCCGATCTTTTAAGCAAAATTCATTTTTGGGGATGGCAGCTTATTATTGTAGCAGCCGCAATCACGCTCCCAATGGGCATCACCCAAGGGAAGGAATATGCAGAGCTTGAATGGCCCATTGATATTGCCATTGCTGTAGTGTGGGTTGTTTTCGCCATTAACTTTTTTTGGACCTTCAAAAAACGAAATGAAAAAAATATTTATGTTTCAATTTGGTTTTACATTGCCACGATTATTACCGTCGCGGTGCTTCACATTGTAAACAGTTTAAGTCTTCCCCTCGATTTTTTTAAGTCGTACTCCATTTTTTCTGGAGCTCAAGATGCGTTGGTGCAGTGGTGGTATGGTCACAACGCTGTGGCATTTTTTCTCACTACGCCCATTTTGGGAATTATGTATTACTTCATGCCCAAGGCAGTTGAAAAACCCGTCTACTCTTATCGGCTTTCCATCATTCACTTTTGGGCTTTAGTGTTTTTGTACATTTGGGCCGGGCCGCATCACCTCTTGTACACTGCACTTCCCGACTGGGCTCAAACTTTAGGGATGGTATTTAGCGTTGCTCTTTGGGCTCCAAGCTGGGGTGGTATGATCAACGGTTTGCTCACGCTTAGAGGTGCGTGGGATAAGCTCCGCACCGATCCTGTGGTGAAATTTTTGGCAGCAGGCATCACGTTTTATGGAATGTCCACCTTTGAAGGGCCTATGCTTTCCATCAAGTCCATCAATGCGCTGGCGCATTCTACCGATTGGATTATTGCTCACGTTCATGCTGGAGCGCTTGGTTGGAATGGTTTTATGGCAGCGGGAATGTTTTACTGGCTTATCCCAAGACTCTTCGACACCAAGTTGTATTCGAAAAAGATGGCAGACTTCCATTTTTGGGTGGGGCTCATTGGCATCTTGCTTTACGTTGCCGCCATGTATGCAAGTGGACTTACTCAAGGCTTGATGTGGAGAGCGCTTTCTGCCGATGGAACCTTAACGTATCCAAACTTTTTGGAATCGATTATCGCTTCTCACAATATGTATTATCTTCGCATTGTTGGAGGTTCACTTTTTCTCCTCACTTTTATTCTCATGGCCTACAACCTAGTGCGTACGGCACTTTCCGGACGGGCAGTAGATGGAGTGGTGCATGTCATTGTTGAAGAAAAACAAGAGGAAGTGAGCACAAAGCGTTTGCTGATGAGTCCAACGTTTTGTCTTGTTGTGGTGGGGCTTGCGCTTTTGTTTTTGCTTGCCAGTAAAAGTATTGTGCAATCGTTTTTAGTGCTCTTTGCTTTTGCGGTGTTGATTGTAGCTGCAGTAATTATGGTGAGTAAAAAAATAGACAGGCCAGGCGGAAAATCATGGCATGAGGCTCTTGAAGGGAAACCCTTTCTGTTTGCATCGCTTGTGCTTGTTGCCATTCTCATTGGTGGAGCAGCTGAAATTATTCCGCCACTTATGAGCAAAGATGCTTTATCGTTTCAGCATGCAGCAACGCCTTACACGCCGCTTGAATTGGTGGGCCGTGATATTTATGTGCGCGAAGGGTGCTACAATTGCCATACGCAAATGGTGCGTCCGCTTGTTTCCGAGACAATGCGTTATGGTCCATATTCCGAAGCATGGGAATCGATGTACGATCATCCTTTTCAATGGGGTTCAAAACGCACGGGCCCAGATTTACAACGCGTTGGTGGAAAATATCCAGATCTCTGGCACTACAAGCATCTTGTAGATCCTCGCTCTACATCACAAGGTTCGCTCATGCCTTCGTATGCATTTCTTGAAAAAACTAACGTTGACTTCGATACTCTTTCTCATCGCGTGAAAGTGATGAAGCAACTTGGAGTGCCTTATACTGATGCAGATATTTACCTTGCTCCAATCAATGCAAAAGATCAGGCCAAAAAAATTGCACAAGGCTTAAAAGCGCAAGGGATAAGGACTTCCAGTGAGAGTGAATTGTTGGCGATGATTGCATATCTTCAAAAAATTGGAAAAGATCACAAACAATTCTCGAAGGAGCAACCATGA
- a CDS encoding cytochrome oxidase, which translates to MNIIVLLLFISFVLVLGAVLLFVYSGRNHDLDHSDELSLMPLDDELYQGKEENTHERNEDSL; encoded by the coding sequence ATGAACATCATCGTTTTGCTCTTGTTTATTTCTTTTGTGCTTGTTTTGGGAGCGGTGCTTCTTTTTGTTTACTCAGGCAGAAATCATGATTTAGATCATAGTGATGAACTGTCGCTTATGCCACTAGATGACGAATTATATCAGGGAAAGGAAGAAAATACCCATGAGAGAAACGAAGATAGTTTATAA